The window CTACGCCGAGCAGGTGCGGGTGGACACCGGGGTCTCCTTCATCACCGTGATGGACACCGCCGGGATGCGCTGGACGCACCCGCTGCCCGAGCAGATCGGCAAGACCTTCCTCGGGCACATCGACTGGGCGCTCGCCGGGGAGACCCGCAGCGAGACGTACACCGGCACGCTCGGGCCGTCCGTGCGGGTGGTCACCCCGGTCCTGGACGCGGACCACCGGGTGGTCGCGCTGGTCAGCGCCGGCATCACGGTGCAGTCCATCTCCGCGCAGCTGCGCGGGCCGCTGCTCGCGCTGGTCGGCGTCGCGGTGGCCGCGCTCGCCCTCGGCGGGCTCGGCACCTACCTCGCCAACTCCCGGTTGCGGCGGCACACCCACGGCATGGGGCCGGCCGAGCTCAGCCACCTCTACGAGTACCACCAGGCGACCCTGCACTCGGTGCGGGAGGGGCTGGTGCTGCTCGACCGCAAGCACCGGGTGGTGCTCTGCAACGACGCGGCCCGCGAACTCCTGTCGCTGGCTGGGGAGGTGGAGCGGCGGCCGATCGACGGGCTGGGGCTGCCGGCGGCCCTGGTGGCCGCCGTGCTCGGGCAGGAGCCGGTCCGGGACGAGGTCCACCTCACCGCCGAGCGGGTGCTGGTGCTCAACACCTCCACCATCGGCACCGGCCTCGGCCGGGTCGTCACCCTCCGCGACCACACCGAACTGCAGTCGCTCACCGGCGAGCTGGACTCCGTGAAGAGCTTCACCGAGGCGCTGGGCGCGCAGGCGCACGAGGCCGCCAACCGGCTGCACGCCGTCGTCTCACTGATCGAACTCGGCCGCCACGAACAGGCGGTGGAGTTCGCCACCGCCGAACTCGAACTCGCCCAGCAGCTGACCGACCGCGTCGTCGCGGCCGTCGGCGAGCCGGTCCTGGCCGCCCTGCTGCTCGGCAAGGCGGCCCAGGCCGCCGAGCGGGGCGTGGAGTTGACGCTCACCGAGGACAGCCGGATCGACGACGGAGTGCTGCCGCCCGGGCTCGCCGCCCGCGACCTGATCACCGTCCTCGGCAACCTGCTCGACAACGCGGTGGACGCCGCGATCGCCGGCGCCGCCGGGCGCCCGGACCAGCCCGAGGTCACCGTCACCGCCCGGGTCGACGGCGACCACCTGCTGCTGCGGGTCGCCGACACCGGCGCCGGGATCGACCCGGGCGCGGTGGACGACGTGTTCCGGCGCGGCTGGAGCACCAAGCAGGACGGCCACGGGCACGGCCTCGGGCTCGCCCTGGTCGCCCAGACCGCCCGGCGCAACGGCGGCACGGTCGAGGTCGGCCGGGACCGCGGCGCGGTGCTCACCGTCCGGCTGCCGCTCGCCCGCCGGCCCCGGCAGCCCGAGACGGCGGCGTCATGAACAGCCCGTCGGTCCGGCCCGAGATCTCCGTCCTGGTGGTCGAGGACGACCCGGTGGCCGCCGCCGCCCACACCCTGTACGTCGGGCGCGAGCCCGGCTTCCGCGCCGCCGGGACGGTGCACAGCTGCGCCGACGCGCTGCGCTTCCTGGACCGCGCCCGGGCGGCCGGCCGGCCCGTCGACCTCACCCTGCTCGACCTCTACCTGCCGGACGGCCACGGCCTCCAGCTCTGCGGCACGCTGCGCGCGGCCGGCCACACCACCGACGTCATCGCCGTCACCTCGGCCCGCGACCTCGCGATGGTCCGCCAGGCCGTCTCGGCGGGCGTGGTCCAGTACCTGCTGAAGCCGTTCGGCGCGGCCGCGCTGCACGACCGGCTGGAGCGCTACGCCCGCTACCGCGACACCCTGGGCCGCACCGGCGAGGCCACCGGCCAGGACGAGGTGGACCAGGCGCTCGCCCTGCTGCGCACCCCGGAACGCACCGCCCTCCCCAAGGGGTTGAGCGCCCCCACACTGGACACCGTCGCCACCGTGCTGCGGGAGGCCCGCACCGGGATCTCCGCGGCGGCCGCCGGAACCGCCGCCGGCGTCTCCCGGATCACCGCCCGCCGCTACCTGGAACACCTCGTCGACACCGGCCTGGCGGCCCGCGAACCGCAGTACGGCAACGTCGGCCGCCCGGAGCTCTGCTACCGCTGGACGGGCGGCGGCGAGCGGAAGGGCGTCACACCGGGACGAGCATGATCCGCCCGTCGCCCTCGCCCGCCGGGGGCCGGCCCCCGGCGGCACCTAGCCGGCGGTCCTGACCGCTCGGGCGAGGTACTGGTCGTCGGTGTCGGTGTACCTGTCCAGGTGCCAGCCGGTGGTGGTCAGGAGGGGGCGGAGGTTGGGTTCGGCGCGGAGGTCGTCGGGGGTGAGCGCGCGGCCGTGGCGGGCGGCCAGGGCGGCCCGGCCGACGGGGTGGAAGAGGGCCAGCACGGCGCCGGGGCGGGTGACGCGGGCGAGTTCGCGCAGGGCGCGGTCCGGATCGTCGAGGTGGGAGATCAGCCCGGCGGCGAAGACGGCGTCGAGGGCGGCGTCCGGGAGCGGGAGGCGGGCGCAGTCGGCGAGCAGCAGGGCCGCGGTGCCGGGGTGGTGGGCGCCGGCCTCGCGCAGCATCTCGGGGGTGACGTCGACGCCGAGCACCAGGCCGTCGGGGCCGACCGCCGCCCGCAGCGGGGGGAGGGCGCGGCCGGTGCCGCAGCCGGCGTCCAGGACGCGACCGCCCGGGCGCAGGCCGAGGGTGGCGACGGCGGCGTCGTACCGCGGCCCGTCGTCGGGGAACTTGGCGTCCCAGCCGGCCGCGCGGGAGGCGAAGAACGCGCGGGTGCGGGCCAGTTCGGCGGAGTGCTCGGCGTCGCGCCCGGCCGGGTCGGGGGCGCCGGGGGCGGGGGAGGGTGAGGGCGGCATGGGGGCGAGAGTAGCGCGCGGGCCGTAACCGGTGGGCGGTTCACTCGTTGGGGAGGCGGGCTCCGCGTCACCCGCTCGGGTGGTTCTCGCCTCCCGGAGCCCGTCCGGCCAGGTCAGGGAAGTAAAGTTAGGCTTACCTAACTTCTTGGAGTTCGCCTTGACGCTCGCCGCCGTCCCCGCCACCGGGCCCGCTGCCGTCCCCGCCCAGGCCCCGGGCGACGCCATCCTGCGCCGCCAGCGCGTTCGCGAGTCCGCCGCCCGCACCTACGCCCGCTCGTTCCCGATCGTCCCGGTGCGCGCCCACGGCATGACGGTCGAGGGCGCCGACGGCCGCCGTTACCTGGACTGCCTCTCCGGGGCGGGCACGCTCGCCCTCGGTCACAACCACCCGGTGGTGCTGGAGGCGATCCGCCGCACCCTGGACAGCGGCGCGCCCCTGCACCTGCTCGACCTCGCCACCGCCGAGAAGGACGACTTCACCACCGCCCTGTTCGAGAGCCTGCCGCCGGAGTTCGCCCGACAGGCCCGAGTGCACTTCTGCGGGCCCGCGGGGACGGACGCCGTCGAGGCGGCGCTCAAGCTGATGCAGACCGCCACCGGCCGCTCCGGCGCCCTCGCCTTCACCGGCGCCTACCACGGCATGACGGCCGGAGCCCTGGCGCTGACCGGCAACGTCGCCGTCAAGGAACCCCTGCCGGGCGGCGGCGAGGTGGTCCGGCTGCCCTACCCGTACGGCTACCGCTGCCCGTTCGGCGTCGGCGGCGAGGCCGGCACCGAGCTCGCCGCGACCTACGCCGAGCGGCTGCTGGACGACCCCTCGGGCGGGGTGGTCCGGCCCGCCGCGATGATCCTGGAGGCGGTCCAGGGCGAGGGCGGCGTCGTCCCCGCCCCCGACGGCTGGCTGCGTGCGATGCGCCGGATCACCGCCGAGCGCGGCATCCCGCTGATCGTCGACGAGGTGCAGACCGGGGTCGGCCGCACCGGTGCGATGTGGGCGGTCGAGCACAGCGGGATCGTCCCGGACGCCATGGTGCTCTCCAAGGCGATCGGCGGCAGCCTGCCGCTCGCCGTCGTCGTCTACCGCGAGGAGTACGACCGCTGGCGGCCGGGCGCCCACACCGGCACCTTCCGCGGCAACACCCTCGCCATGGCGGCGGGCGCCGCCACTGTGCGGTACGTCGCCGCGAACGGCCTGGCCGCGCGGGCCGAGCTGGTCGGCGCCCGGATGGTCGAGCGGCTGCGGGCGCTGGCCGGTGAGCTGCCGGTGATCGGCGACGTGCGCGGGCGGGGGCTGATGCTGGGCGTCGA of the Kitasatospora sp. NBC_01246 genome contains:
- a CDS encoding sensor histidine kinase, whose translation is MSARTLPSPRRPVRSLAGQLFVVQVVIVAAVVAGGAVLAYLFTADRTEDAARRQVTAVARSVADAPSVRAAVAGPDPTAVLQPYAEQVRVDTGVSFITVMDTAGMRWTHPLPEQIGKTFLGHIDWALAGETRSETYTGTLGPSVRVVTPVLDADHRVVALVSAGITVQSISAQLRGPLLALVGVAVAALALGGLGTYLANSRLRRHTHGMGPAELSHLYEYHQATLHSVREGLVLLDRKHRVVLCNDAARELLSLAGEVERRPIDGLGLPAALVAAVLGQEPVRDEVHLTAERVLVLNTSTIGTGLGRVVTLRDHTELQSLTGELDSVKSFTEALGAQAHEAANRLHAVVSLIELGRHEQAVEFATAELELAQQLTDRVVAAVGEPVLAALLLGKAAQAAERGVELTLTEDSRIDDGVLPPGLAARDLITVLGNLLDNAVDAAIAGAAGRPDQPEVTVTARVDGDHLLLRVADTGAGIDPGAVDDVFRRGWSTKQDGHGHGLGLALVAQTARRNGGTVEVGRDRGAVLTVRLPLARRPRQPETAAS
- a CDS encoding response regulator, producing MNSPSVRPEISVLVVEDDPVAAAAHTLYVGREPGFRAAGTVHSCADALRFLDRARAAGRPVDLTLLDLYLPDGHGLQLCGTLRAAGHTTDVIAVTSARDLAMVRQAVSAGVVQYLLKPFGAAALHDRLERYARYRDTLGRTGEATGQDEVDQALALLRTPERTALPKGLSAPTLDTVATVLREARTGISAAAAGTAAGVSRITARRYLEHLVDTGLAAREPQYGNVGRPELCYRWTGGGERKGVTPGRA
- a CDS encoding class I SAM-dependent methyltransferase; this encodes MPPSPSPAPGAPDPAGRDAEHSAELARTRAFFASRAAGWDAKFPDDGPRYDAAVATLGLRPGGRVLDAGCGTGRALPPLRAAVGPDGLVLGVDVTPEMLREAGAHHPGTAALLLADCARLPLPDAALDAVFAAGLISHLDDPDRALRELARVTRPGAVLALFHPVGRAALAARHGRALTPDDLRAEPNLRPLLTTTGWHLDRYTDTDDQYLARAVRTAG
- a CDS encoding diaminobutyrate--2-oxoglutarate transaminase family protein, with protein sequence MEFALTLAAVPATGPAAVPAQAPGDAILRRQRVRESAARTYARSFPIVPVRAHGMTVEGADGRRYLDCLSGAGTLALGHNHPVVLEAIRRTLDSGAPLHLLDLATAEKDDFTTALFESLPPEFARQARVHFCGPAGTDAVEAALKLMQTATGRSGALAFTGAYHGMTAGALALTGNVAVKEPLPGGGEVVRLPYPYGYRCPFGVGGEAGTELAATYAERLLDDPSGGVVRPAAMILEAVQGEGGVVPAPDGWLRAMRRITAERGIPLIVDEVQTGVGRTGAMWAVEHSGIVPDAMVLSKAIGGSLPLAVVVYREEYDRWRPGAHTGTFRGNTLAMAAGAATVRYVAANGLAARAELVGARMVERLRALAGELPVIGDVRGRGLMLGVELVDPAAEPDACGARPAAPALAVKVREACLARGLIVELGGRHDAVLRLLPPLTITDEQAAAVLDRLADAIAAAAAGVR